AGGATGAATTTCAGTTTCAGATGTAACTGTTTGAGGGATGACATCTGGAGGTAAAAACCCTCTTCTGTCAATTAAGCTGAAAGACAGCATCACATTAATGTTAGTATATGACTGAACTGAATGATATAAACTGTTGTAATGTTGTATTGATGCTACTGGGAAAATATTTGCAGTTTGTGACAGCAATAACATCCGGTACCTTGTGTGTAACTTATTTGACTTATTATTCTAGGACTGTACTGACCTGGGAGGCATTGGaccacacagcacaacacagcagttAGTGAAGATGTTGTTATAGCTGTAAGGGTTCTCAGATTCttccacacctcttttacttgACCAAGAGCCCTTAATCTGAGAAAATAAAAGTTGCATAACAAGGGTATCTGTTAAACTGCATGTTTCTTATTTCATAAACATTGGAGAAGAAAGTGTAATATTGTACAggattgaattttttttttaacaacacgTACATCTTCATTTGTTGTGAGATTGGAAGCCACCAAGTAGGTATGGAAGCCTGACAGACCCAGGATTGACCAGATGGAGAAGAAACAAACAACCAGTTCCACAACATTACCAGAGGGTTAAGGTTTAGCACTGATATAAGATATTTATTTCCTACATAAATTACTGTTGCATCCCTGGTTATCtaagaagaaataataataataataataaagcacaaATTCATGAAAACAGGTATGCTATGATGGTCAGTGACAGTATTGCAACAAGAGGAAGCAATTTATTAACTCTACAGCCCAAAGAAACGACCGAACCAATTAGGGATGAACAGGCTTAGGATCAGAAGAAGACATGGCAGGCTATGGTCCTGGGTACATGTGAATCAGTCATGGCTCTAAACAAGGCATTGAGACAGAAAGGATATCTGGCTGGACTCTCCTGTAAGGCATGTACGAAACCTTTCCCACCTTGTGATCCTGTAGATAAAATTTTACAGTCAAGCAATATTTCACAATGAAGACccctatattatatatatatatatatatatatatatatatatatatatatatatatatatatatatatatatatatatatatataaacaaacaccaaaaacaaaacaaaaagctactGTGGTAACATTTACATGTTATGTTTTGTGAATAGGAACTGCTTTCAATTCCTCATGAAACCCAATACAACAACTGGTCACTGTTCATTCCAAACTAACAATAAAATCCATAAATACCCCAATGCTTCAgtaccaaaacattttaattgtattttttgaGATCAGCTTATAGTATATGGTATGGGACTTACGTAACGTGAGGTGCGTGATCACACAGCCAAAGATGAAGGAGGTAAGAAAGGACAACGAAACTATGAAAGTATAGAAAAAGCGGTAGTTGCGCTTGCCGACACAATTCCCCACCCACGGGCAGTGGTGATCAAAGCGCTCTGTATGGGGAAGATATGCACGAATCATTGCATCATAATGAAAACCAAACAAATTTACATAAAATTCTGGGTAACTGTTCTGTTTGGTTCATTTTAAgtttatgataaaaaaaacattctctGTCTTATCATCACCATAAAATTACAGATTTAAAATGAGAGCCTCACCTACACAGTTGTCACACAGACTACAGTGTGAAGTTCGGGGTGGACGGAACATCTTGCAGGTGAAACAGTATTTGAGTTTGACCAGCTGTCCGTTTATGAGGATCTCTTTAGTCCGAGGCGGGGGTCGATATGTAGCTGACCCAGAATTATCTAAGGATACAAACAGCTTATTAGAGGAACACATAAAATGAAGaattaaaatcatataaatcaaCCTGTTCTACATTTAAGACCTCATACACAACTGTTTTACCTATTTGGCGCTCAATATCAGCAGCTTCCTCTGGTAAAGCCCTGGGTAAGATCCCTGGGTCTGTAAAACTGGTGCGAAGAAGGGTGATGATCACAAAGAGAAAAAGCACTGCAGCAATCACTGGGATGCAGATGGTGAGGTGAGCCACCAGA
The nucleotide sequence above comes from Hemibagrus wyckioides isolate EC202008001 linkage group LG01, SWU_Hwy_1.0, whole genome shotgun sequence. Encoded proteins:
- the zdhhc18a gene encoding palmitoyltransferase ZDHHC18a isoform X2 is translated as MKNCEYQQIDPRALGTPASTPASTLSHPRKELPHPRRKWEVFPGKNRFYCNGRIIVARQCGVLPLTLSLIVLTSTLFFIFDCPFLVAHLTICIPVIAAVLFLFVIITLLRTSFTDPGILPRALPEEAADIERQIDNSGSATYRPPPRTKEILINGQLVKLKYCFTCKMFRPPRTSHCSLCDNCVERFDHHCPWVGNCVGKRNYRFFYTFIVSLSFLTSFIFGCVITHLTLRSQGGKGFVHALQESPASVVELVVCFFSIWSILGLSGFHTYLVASNLTTNEDIKGSWSSKRGVEESENPYSYNNIFTNCCVVLCGPMPPSLIDRRGFLPPDVIPQTVTSETEIHPFMTKNDTNMEGNCQEFAISCTA
- the zdhhc18a gene encoding palmitoyltransferase ZDHHC18a isoform X1 yields the protein MKNCEYQQIDPRALGTPASTPASTLSHPRKELPHPRRKWEVFPGKNRFYCNGRIIVARQCGVLPLTLSLIVLTSTLFFIFDCPFLVAHLTICIPVIAAVLFLFVIITLLRTSFTDPGILPRALPEEAADIERQIDNSGSATYRPPPRTKEILINGQLVKLKYCFTCKMFRPPRTSHCSLCDNCVERFDHHCPWVGNCVGKRNYRFFYTFIVSLSFLTSFIFGCVITHLTLRSQGGKGFVHALQESPASVVELVVCFFSIWSILGLSGFHTYLVASNLTTNEDIKGSWSSKRGVEESENPYSYNNIFTNCCVVLCGPMPPSLIDRRGFLPPDVIPQTVTSETEIHPFMTKNDTNMCTQGAKELLESVSHSSVVQSSCSSATPKTTPVTQENLLITVSNTLKSPSGRSSTSCCGRQKHHPTDRRCPQQMSALDAQALSFNLSLYSVSHGSLILSDASDMDFLPPT